One Williamsia phyllosphaerae genomic window, GACAAGACCGGTTACATCTCGCTCAACGCCGGTGTCCTGCCGGGCAAGGAGCCCTACCGCTACCCCGAGGACCTGCCCAAGGTGAACGTGCAGGGACCACCGACCTGCGCGCTAGGACTGTCCGACATCAACGCCACCACGCACGCGCCGTTCTACGTCGGCGACACCGCACCGCAGCCCTATCAGCCGCGCACCACCCCGAAGGCCGACCCGCGCAAGCTGTTCCAGATCATGTTCGGACCGGCGCCCCGTGGCTAGGTCGACGGCCCGATCACGGGCATTCCGCAGCACGTCGATCAAACTCGGCAGCTTCGCCGTGACGATGGTGCTGATCTTCGTGGCCCTCGTCGTGGTGTTCAGCCAGTACCGATCGGGCTCCACGAACGACTACAAGGCCACCTTCGCCAACGCGTCGCAGCTCAAGTCGGGCAGCAAGGTGCGCATCGCCGGTGTCGAGGTCGGCAAGGTCGGCGGGGTGTCGTTGAAGCCGTCGAACACCGCGACCGTCGACTTCAGCGTGGACCGGCAGTACCGACTCCCCAAGTCGGTGCGCGCGATGATCCGCTACGAGAACCTCACCGGCGACCGTTTCGTCGAGATCGCCGAGGGCACCGGGGATCCGGGGGCGTTCCTGTCCGCCGGCGCCACCATCCCCGAGTCGCAGACCGAGCCCGCGCTCGACCTCGACAAGCTGCTCGGTGGGTTCAAGCCACTGTTCAAGACCCTGGATCCCGCCGAGGTCAACGAGCTGTCGTCGTCGCTGATCCAGGTCTTCCAGGGCCAGGGGCCCGCGCTGACCCAGTTGCTGCGCAGCACGGCGTCGTTCACCGACACCCTCGCCGACCGCGATCAGCTGATCGGCGAGGTCATCGACAACCTCAACGGCACCCTCAAGACCATCGACGCCGACAAGGCGGGTTTCGACACCTCCCTCGACCGACTCCAGCAGCTGATCACCGGGCTCGCCTCCCAGAAGGACTCGATCGGCGCCGCGGTGACCAACACCTCGCAGCTGACCAACGACCTCGCCGGCCTGCTCGACACCACCCGGCCGGACCTGAACAACATCGTCACCAGGACGGGCCAGGTCTCCGACCAGGTGCTCGGCGACGAGCCGTTCCTGCGTGGTCTGCTGCAACGCTTCCCGGGTGACTTCAAAGCGCTGAGCAACCTCGGCAGTTACGGTGCGTGGCTGCAGATCTGGCTGTGCCGCGTCGACATCTACTTCACCGGACCGGACAACAAGGAGATCGTGTACCGATCCCTCGACGACACCGGCAACAACGTCAACCCCGGCGGGAGGTGTGCGACCCCGAGATGATGGCCTCGATCAGTGACTTCTTACGGGGGAGACGCGCCCCCAACCCCGCCTCGGCGACCGCCGACGCCGCGCGCAGCGAGGGCCGGGGTGACCGCTCACGCGCCCAGATCGGCATCATCGGCGTCGTGGTGACGACCCTCGTCGTCATCGTCGCCCTGCAGGTCGACAAGCTGCCGTACCTGTCCAGTGGCAGCATCTACACCACCTACTTCGATGACGCCGGCGGACTCAAAGACGGTGATGTCGTGGTCGTCTCGGGTGTCACCATCGGAACCGTCAAGGGCATCGGCCTGGCGAAGACCGATGTCGGGACCAAGGCCAAGGTCACGTTCTCGATGAACGACACCGTCGTGGTCGGTACCGAGAGCCAGGCCTCGATCAAGACCGAGACGGTCCTCGGACGACGGAATCTGACCCTGATCCCGCGGGGGAGTGGGCGGTTGACGCCCGGCGACTCCATCCCGAACCGCAACACCATCTCGCCGTACTCGCTGACCGATGCCCTCGACGACACGACGACCTCGATCGCCGAGACCGACACCGGTCAGCTCAACGACGCGTTGAACAC contains:
- a CDS encoding MCE family protein, with the translated sequence MARSTARSRAFRSTSIKLGSFAVTMVLIFVALVVVFSQYRSGSTNDYKATFANASQLKSGSKVRIAGVEVGKVGGVSLKPSNTATVDFSVDRQYRLPKSVRAMIRYENLTGDRFVEIAEGTGDPGAFLSAGATIPESQTEPALDLDKLLGGFKPLFKTLDPAEVNELSSSLIQVFQGQGPALTQLLRSTASFTDTLADRDQLIGEVIDNLNGTLKTIDADKAGFDTSLDRLQQLITGLASQKDSIGAAVTNTSQLTNDLAGLLDTTRPDLNNIVTRTGQVSDQVLGDEPFLRGLLQRFPGDFKALSNLGSYGAWLQIWLCRVDIYFTGPDNKEIVYRSLDDTGNNVNPGGRCATPR